DNA sequence from the Chitinophaga flava genome:
ATTTCCTTTGTCGCTGCACATTTGCTGGCCAGCAGAATATATCTTTACATGGAAAAATGGGATAAGTGTATCCAGCATGCAGATGTTGTACTGGCATACCATCCCCAACTGCTGGATTACAATACCTTTGGAGGATCCTCTGATCCCAGCAACCATCCGCTGTCCGGAGCCAATAATATTGAAAGCCTCTTTACCTACGGCTCCATTAAAGATTATAGGGCTCTTGGATTCTACAATATTTACAATGTCTCACATGACCTGGCAGATTGTTTTGAAGCTAACGACCTCCGTAACATAATCTCTTTCTCTCCCACTCCGGATTTTTTAAAGCCATATTTTACACCTGACTACGGATGGCAGAAAATGGACCCTACAGTATACGGCGACGAAGGACTCGGGATATCCTGGCGGAATCCGGAGGCCTATCTCAACAGAGCAGAAGCCTATATCCAGTTATACAAGACCACTGGTGATGCAGGCGCTGCCACCAAAGCACTCAGCAGCCTGAATACGCTCCGCAGCAACAGAATAGATAGAGCCTCCTTCCAGCCATGGGGAATATACCCTGCTGCTACGCTCCTTCAAATGTGCCGCACAGAACGCAGAAGAGAGCTGTTCATGGAAGAAAATCACCGTTGGTTTGACCTCCGGCGTTATGGCATGCCATCTATCAAACACCTCTATATGCCAGACGAAGCCACCACACAGGTATACCGGTTGAAATCACATGATCCGGCATATGTGCTGCCTATCCCCGATAAGGCAATCAACCGCAATCCCGCATTAGTGCAAAATCCGATGTTTAACGGTACCAGGATGCCTGATTAAAATGTTTGATCAAAAAAATTATTTATGAGAATATATTTTCTGGTAGCGATACTTGCAATAGTAACCGCCTGCAATAAAGAAGCCACCCTTACACCAGATCCTGTACAACCCATGTACACGCTGCCACAGGGAAATCATAGCTACGACGATAGCATCGTTGCATTCCATAAAAAATATGACAGCTACATACTCTACCAATTCACGCAGTATGATTATGCCTACAACTACATAGACACAAGGACAGATTCCGCCTTCATTGCTGATCCAGCCAGCATTCCGCAGGCATTGGAGTTTCTGAAGCAACAGCTGTTCAGTTTCTATCCGGACGCTTTCCTGATGAAAACAATGCCGTTCAAGATACTCCTCGCCGGCAGTATCAGCAAGAACGGCGTACCCTCAGTACCCGCTTTGGCAGCCAGTAACAGCATGATCGCATTCGGCTATACCAACGGCACGCTCGCACAGAAAACACCCGCTGAAATAAAACAACTACGGGGATGGCTCAACAGGGCCTATATGGAAAGAGCACTCCGTGTAGGCGCTATCAACATACCAACGGATTTTTTTGACCCGATGCCACGGTACAAAAATTTGCAGGAATACAATAAATATGCAGCTGGTGTAGTGGAACCTATCAATGAGAAACTCAACATCGTCACAGACCTGTTAGGATTCATCGAACTGGCCACCGGCCATACTTACAACGAACTTACCTCCCCCGGCCATCCGCTCAGCCCGAATGTGGATGTGAACGGCATGGTGAAAAAGAGATACAATATCATGATCAGCTACTTCCAGAATATGTATGGCGTAGATCTTCAGGCTATTGGTAACATGCCTTGAAAACCCATCTCCTAATTAAAACCAATATTGATATCCCCAAAAATGAAACCTCCTCTCCGGGAGGTTTCATTTTTTTTAGGTTATTTTTTTCTCAATGTCGCTTCACCCTTTTTCCCGCTGCGATTGCCTCTTATACAGAAAACGCCTTAATTATTTATCAGCCTTAATTAGCATGAGTATGAAAATTTGCCAGGGAAAGAAGCGCCTGTTGCTGGCCGCCGCTACAGCACTCACAGGATTCGGTTCTATGGCCCAGTCACCGGCACAGGTGCGTGCAATGGACCAGGCCACTGCGACATCGCCGGCAATACCACCCGTAACAGATGTAAGTCTGCCAGGTTATCGCAGCGCCGCCATCGCCACCGCATTCAGGAAAATAAAAAAAGACCACTTCAGCCTCCGGCCCGTGGATGACAGCTACAGCAAAGAAGTATGGGAGAACTTCATCCGCATACTCGACCCCAGCAACAACATATTCCTGCAGGAAGATATCAACAGATTATCTGCTTATAAAAGCCAGGTGGATGATGAGATCAACACAGGATCCAGCACTTTTTTTGATATGGCATATGATATCTACAGCAAACGTATCAAAGAAGCCAGCGATATCTGCATGCACATCCTGCAACAACCATTCAACATGCAGCAGAAAGAATCACTGGAGATAATGTGGAAGAAAGAATGGACCTTTCCCGCTAATGAACAGGACCGTGAAGATAAATGGCGTAAATTCCTGAAATATGCCACACTGCGGCATTATATGGAAGGAGATACTGCTGCTGTAGCACAGAAAACAAGACCTTTCAATTCCGCCCTGGAAACCAAAGCGCGCGACTACGTACGCAAATGGTATGTGGAATACTTCCGCCAGTCAACAGGCAAAGACGCGATGAAAGAGAAATTCACGCAGTTCATGTCCATTGCAGTGGCAGCAGTAGATCCGCACTCCGCCTATATTGCACCGGAAGACAGATCTTTTACGGAGGCAATCACCAAACGTTACTACGGCCTCGGTTTTGAACTGGGTAACAAGGAGTCTGATTTTTTCGTGAAGAGATTGATGCCAGGCGGCCCCGCCTACAAAAGCGGTGAAATAAAAGAAAACGATGTTATCATCGCCATCAAAGACAATAAAGGAGAAATGATAGCAGTGAATGGTATGGAAGCCAACCGCGTTACCGCCATGATCCGCGGGGATAAAGGCACTGACGTGACACTGAAACTTCAGCAACCCGGAGAACAGCCCCGGACTATTACGTTGAAAAGAGGTGAAGTGATCGATACCGAAAACCGTGCAAAGAGCGCATTGATAGAGAAAAACGGAAAGAAATACGGTTACATTTACCTGCCCTCCTTCTATCTCGATCCAAATGGTGAACAAACTAAAGGCTCCGCCGGTGATGTATGGAGAGAAATAGAGAAATTGAAAGAAAATGAGATTGATGGTATGGTCATGGACCTCCGCGGCAACCCCGGTGGCTCCCTCGATGAAGTAGTAAGGATGTGCGCCGGTTTTGTGCCCGCCAGCCCTATCTCATGGCTCCGCTCAAAAGACAGCGTGCGCAGGTATACCTCTCCTGGTTTCGGACCTCTCTACGATGGCCCCCTCACCGTCATGGTGGATGAAAGCAGCGCCTCCGCATCGGAAATATTCTCCGCCGCCATGCAGGATCTCAAACGTGCTGTCATCATCGGTACTTCCAGCACCTTCGGTAAAGGCACCGCACAAAGCGGCTTTAACATAGGTAAATCAGGTAATATAGAAAAAGGCATCCCCGACACCAGCTATGGTACCCTGCGCCTCACACTGGAGAAATTCTACCGCATCACCGGTACCGCCACACAACTGAACGGCGTAACACCCGACATCATCCTGCAAAAGAGAATGTCACTGGTATCTATCATGGAAAAGGATTACAGCTCCGCACTCCCTTGCGATACGATGCAACTGCTGCCATTCGACCAGGTAAAACCGGTATGCGACTACCAGGCTGTTATTCAGAAAGCCAATGCACGCATCAACGCCAGCCCGGCATTTGCGGATATCGATAACAACATGCAACAACTGAAAACACTCCGCGAAAAAACAGCACTGCTCAACCTGGAAGATTTCAGAAAAGAATTCAATGCCGCCCGCAGCTGCGAGCAACGTATTCAGCGCGAAAAAGAACTGAATACCGGACATCTGTTGAATGTACAACCAGCACTGCTGCGCAGCATCAATCCGGCCACCATGAAAACAACACCGGGAGAAACTGCACGCTACAAAGACTGGCTGAATAAACTCAGCAAAGACATCTACATAGATCAAACCATATCAGTATTGGAAGACATGCAGGCAAACAAACAATAGCGGCCTACCCCTTCACACTTTTAACTCAAAAGCATTAACACTAAAAGCATCACATCATGATCAAAAATTCTCTTCTGTTCCTCTTTTGCGCCGGCAGCCTGAATGCACTGGCACAGAACAAACCGGTCACCTTCAATACTGATAGTACAAAGTTTGCAGAGATCACAGCAAAAATTGACAAACTGCCCAACGATACCATGGCGTACCTGTATGAACCCTATTCAGGAGAGGTAGACAGCGCCCGCATAAAAAACCATAGCTTCAAATTCAAAATGCCGATGCCTAAAGGCGGAAGCATGTATATCATAGCAATCGGAGCCGCCGGCAATAACACCAATCGTGGCGCCATCGTATATCTGGAAGATGGGAAGATGAACATCACCGGTAAAGGCGACGGCTTCCATGGTGTTCAATACAGCGGTTCTACCTGGGCCAAGGAATCAGCGGAGGTGATGAATCTGGTCTCTACTGAAGACGGTATCGGCAAAGAGTTTGAAGAAATGCACAAAAAATATAGTGCTGCGGTAGCGATTGGAGATGAAGATGCTGCTGACTCCATCAATAAAAAAGCCAGCGTGCTCCAGAACAAGATGATCGGAAGTTATAAGAAATGGATCAAAGATCACCCTAACTCCGGTTTGAGCGGCTACCTGCTGACTTGCTACATCCCATCTCAGGCCGATAAGGACACGTTGTTCAACGGTCTCGGAGAACATGCTAAAGCATCACGCATCCTGATGCGCTATAAATATCCCGGTAAAATAGATCCCACACAGGCCAGTTTCGGTCTTTCCGATGAAGCTTCAGCGGATCCTTCCAACCGTCCTAAGATAGGCGCCGATGCACCTGCATTTACACTCTCCGATGTAAACGGTAAAATGGTGTCCCTCTCCGACTTCAAAGGAAAATATGTACTGATCGATTTCTGGGCCAGCTGGTGTGGTCCCTGCAAAGGCCAGATACCTTTCCTGAAAGCGGTGAACGAAAAATACAAAGACAAAAACTTCGTACTGCTGGGCGTTTCCCTTGATTCCAAACGCGAAGCTTGGCTGAAAGCCATCGAGAAGGAAAAGCTGAACTGGCTCCATGTGTCTGAACTGAAAGGCTGGGCTGATGCCGCTGCTGCAGCTTATGGCGTTACCTACGTTCCTTCCAATGTATTAATAGGACCCGATGGAAAAGTGATTGCCCGGGATCTCTATGATGATAATATCGACAAAAAAATCTCAGCTATCCTAAAATAAAACCACTATTAAAACCCTTACGACCAGCCATGCAACGGAATAATACCGTTGCATGCGCCGTGTCGGAAAATAACGACTGTTATGAAAAACCATATTTTCAAAATAGCATTCCTGCTGCTGCTCCCCTTGCTGAGCATGGCGGAAGAGGGATTTGTGATCAGGGGAAGGATAAGCGGGGTTATCAGCGGTTCCGTTGCCATCAGCGAGTTTGTCCATCTCCGGCAGGATGAGAAAGATGATGTGTTCCCCGATAAAGCGCGTATCACGAACGGAGAGTTCTACTTTAGCGGCAAACTGGCGCATCCCGCTCTGGTAAAACTGAAAATCAGCACCCGCATGATTTTTGTGTACCTCGAAAATACCAGCTATACAATCGACTGCGCCCTGGATTCATTGTCCGGCGCACAGTTAAAAGGCGGCAAGCTGAACAACGACTGGGTAACATTCATGAATTCCCGCAAACCGTCGATAGAATTTATCAAAAAACATCCCGGCAGCGAGATATCAGCCTACCTGGCATTGAGGGACCATAGCGCCACGCTCGAAAAGGCTACTGCCGCCCACGTACTGCTCAGTCCCGAAGCACAGCACACATGGTCCGGACAGCAACTGGATGCTGCCATCGCCGCACTGAAGAAAGTGGATACCGGTATGGTATTTCCCGATCTGAAAATGACCGACACAAAGGACACTCCCTTTTCTGTTAAAAAATATGCCGGTAAAATAGTAGTGCTCGACTTCTGGGCCAGCTGGTGCGCGCCTTGCCGCGCCTATATTCCAACCCTGCGCGAACACTACAACAAATACAAAGATAAAGGCGTGCAATTCGTCAGTGTATCTGTGGACGACCACCAGGAAAAATGGCAGGAAGCCATGAAGGAGCTGAAAATGGAGTGGACGCAAACACTTGCCGACGGCGGCTTCCAGGATGGTAAAGGAGTGAAGGATGCTTTACACATCTTCTACATTCCCCACGTAATCGTGGTAGGTAAAGATGGAAAGATCGCGGCCTCTCTCGATTCTTACAAAAAAGATCAACTGGAGAAAAAACTGGATGAGTTACTTCAATAACATCAACAGATGGAGAATGTTGGGCCTCGTGCTGACAGCCGCTATGGCCTTGCAAGCCTGTACAATTTTCAGCCCTCCCGAGGCACGGCTGCCCGGCAAGCTCACAGTCAAAGTCTTCAGCATCACACCGGAAAGACCCGCGCTGGAAGTGACAGGTGTATACTACAATCCCAATAACTACGGCTTTACCTTCACCGGCGGAGAGCTTGACCTGAAGCTGGATACCTTCTACCTCGGACACGTGAAACTGGATACTGTGATGACTATCCCGGCGCATGCCACGTTCACCGTGCCGGTAGTGGTGGAACCCGATTTTACAAAGCTGGGCAACAGTGGCATCAACCTCGCCGATTCTGTACTGCTGTCGTTCTCAGGCACCATGTCCGGGAAAATCGGGAGCTTCTCTAAAAAAATTCATATTCAATATCAGGGCAAACATTTCATGGATATAGTCTTCTGACAACATCCTGCCGGCTGAATGATCTTCAGCCGGCAGGATCAATATTAATTCCATTTGAACCAACGGATGCCCAGCAGACCAAATACTACTGTATATCCCAAGCTGGCCAATAAAGCCATTGTCGTATGTTGTGTCCAGGTTTCCGGTTTGAGACTAGTGGCGACTACCTGATTCACCACACCATAGGGTGACCACTGCACGGATTCTTTCACCACGTCTCCCAGTGTGCCGAAGCTGCCCAGCATACCCACCATAATAAACAGGAAATAGACCAGTCGGGTAGTAGAATTGACAGTCTCCGGATTTTTAATCAGCCCCACAATCATCTGTCCCAGGCTCAGATAAAGCAGTCCGCCCAAAACAGCAGCAAAAAAGCCGGCCACGTAACCCATAGCAGAAAGGGTGATCTTATCTACCGCAATTCCCACAGTAAAAATCAGTAGTGTCATCACCATAATAGTGGCTATCTGCACAGTAATCCGGCTGCACATGATAGTCCAGGCGGCAACAGGGCCTACCCGTAAACGCTGAAACACACCTTTATCACGGTCACGCGCCACCGAATTGGTATATCCCAGCAGACCAATGCTGATCAACCCAATGGAGATGCTCCCGGCTATTACAAAAGCACCGCCCAGCTTATCTACCAGCCCTTTCCAGGAAACAAGAATCGCCAGCGGCACCAGCAACACCAGCCTTAGAGAACGGCGGTTACGCCATATCGTTGTAAAATCCGCCCTCAGCAAGGCAGACATAACAGTAGCAGTTTGAGGTATATTGGTAGTTTGCATGAAGTATAGTTTAGATTATGAACGGACAGCACGGCCGGTAAGACCGATGAATACATCTTCGAGCGTGATTTTACCTTTACGGGAAACACTGATCACATCCGGATCATGACGATGCGCCGCTATCAGCGCCTCCGGTGTATCAATGGCGATCACCTGGCCATGATCGATGATGGCGATACGGTCACACACCGCTTCTGCTTCTTCCATAGAGTGAGTGGTAAGGAGAACTGCATGGCCTTTAGCCCTGATAGCTTCTATACGGTCCCACAGCTGCCGCCTCGACTGCGGGTCCAGCCCGGTGGTGGGCTCGTCGAGCAGCACCAGTTTAGGATCATGAATAGTAGAGATCACCAGTGATACGCGTTGCTGCTGACCGCCAGAAAGCTGTCCGAAACGTTTGCCTGCTGAATCCTGCAGATTGATTTCTTTCAGCTTTTCCTGTACCTGTTCTGCTGTCAGCTCCAGCCCGTAAATACCGGCAAACAAACGGATGATTTCCGATACATTTAATTCCGCCTGAAAACTGGTGGATTGTAATTGCACGCCCATGTTGGCTTTGGCGTGACGGGGTTGTTCCAGGACACTGTATCCTGCTACGGAGATACGGCCGCCCTGCGGCTTTAATAAACCTTCTACGGCACTCAGTGTGCTCGTTTTGCCGGCACCGTTAGGTCCCAACAGCCCAAAAATCTCTCCGGGCTGCACAGTAAATGAAACGTTTTTCACTGCATGAAAAGGGCCATAGGTAACGCTCAGCTGGTCTACCTCCAGAATAGGCCTTTGTTGATCACTCATTGCTGACTTGATTTTGGATGAATGT
Encoded proteins:
- a CDS encoding carboxy terminal-processing peptidase; translation: MKICQGKKRLLLAAATALTGFGSMAQSPAQVRAMDQATATSPAIPPVTDVSLPGYRSAAIATAFRKIKKDHFSLRPVDDSYSKEVWENFIRILDPSNNIFLQEDINRLSAYKSQVDDEINTGSSTFFDMAYDIYSKRIKEASDICMHILQQPFNMQQKESLEIMWKKEWTFPANEQDREDKWRKFLKYATLRHYMEGDTAAVAQKTRPFNSALETKARDYVRKWYVEYFRQSTGKDAMKEKFTQFMSIAVAAVDPHSAYIAPEDRSFTEAITKRYYGLGFELGNKESDFFVKRLMPGGPAYKSGEIKENDVIIAIKDNKGEMIAVNGMEANRVTAMIRGDKGTDVTLKLQQPGEQPRTITLKRGEVIDTENRAKSALIEKNGKKYGYIYLPSFYLDPNGEQTKGSAGDVWREIEKLKENEIDGMVMDLRGNPGGSLDEVVRMCAGFVPASPISWLRSKDSVRRYTSPGFGPLYDGPLTVMVDESSASASEIFSAAMQDLKRAVIIGTSSTFGKGTAQSGFNIGKSGNIEKGIPDTSYGTLRLTLEKFYRITGTATQLNGVTPDIILQKRMSLVSIMEKDYSSALPCDTMQLLPFDQVKPVCDYQAVIQKANARINASPAFADIDNNMQQLKTLREKTALLNLEDFRKEFNAARSCEQRIQREKELNTGHLLNVQPALLRSINPATMKTTPGETARYKDWLNKLSKDIYIDQTISVLEDMQANKQ
- a CDS encoding NDR1/HIN1-like protein; amino-acid sequence: MSYFNNINRWRMLGLVLTAAMALQACTIFSPPEARLPGKLTVKVFSITPERPALEVTGVYYNPNNYGFTFTGGELDLKLDTFYLGHVKLDTVMTIPAHATFTVPVVVEPDFTKLGNSGINLADSVLLSFSGTMSGKIGSFSKKIHIQYQGKHFMDIVF
- a CDS encoding TlpA disulfide reductase family protein gives rise to the protein MIKNSLLFLFCAGSLNALAQNKPVTFNTDSTKFAEITAKIDKLPNDTMAYLYEPYSGEVDSARIKNHSFKFKMPMPKGGSMYIIAIGAAGNNTNRGAIVYLEDGKMNITGKGDGFHGVQYSGSTWAKESAEVMNLVSTEDGIGKEFEEMHKKYSAAVAIGDEDAADSINKKASVLQNKMIGSYKKWIKDHPNSGLSGYLLTCYIPSQADKDTLFNGLGEHAKASRILMRYKYPGKIDPTQASFGLSDEASADPSNRPKIGADAPAFTLSDVNGKMVSLSDFKGKYVLIDFWASWCGPCKGQIPFLKAVNEKYKDKNFVLLGVSLDSKREAWLKAIEKEKLNWLHVSELKGWADAAAAAYGVTYVPSNVLIGPDGKVIARDLYDDNIDKKISAILK
- a CDS encoding RagB/SusD family nutrient uptake outer membrane protein, with the protein product MKKILLVISVALCLTSCKKFLEEYSQSDLTPKFAEDYGEILYSDGYPSGVDAVQSWRVFLDDDVQCYVGGYNANSPAEFTTASSIYQWQPDFVARTTNAGFTDNLNIWETYYHWLLGANVVLQNMDNATGAQQLKDQFKGEAFALRAFYHFMLVNLYAKPYNDSTTSPDKSLGIPIRITADLSDKPVVRNSVKEVYDQIAQDIDSATYLLDKNKTNLSPYRISFVAAHLLASRIYLYMEKWDKCIQHADVVLAYHPQLLDYNTFGGSSDPSNHPLSGANNIESLFTYGSIKDYRALGFYNIYNVSHDLADCFEANDLRNIISFSPTPDFLKPYFTPDYGWQKMDPTVYGDEGLGISWRNPEAYLNRAEAYIQLYKTTGDAGAATKALSSLNTLRSNRIDRASFQPWGIYPAATLLQMCRTERRRELFMEENHRWFDLRRYGMPSIKHLYMPDEATTQVYRLKSHDPAYVLPIPDKAINRNPALVQNPMFNGTRMPD
- a CDS encoding TlpA disulfide reductase family protein, with product MKNHIFKIAFLLLLPLLSMAEEGFVIRGRISGVISGSVAISEFVHLRQDEKDDVFPDKARITNGEFYFSGKLAHPALVKLKISTRMIFVYLENTSYTIDCALDSLSGAQLKGGKLNNDWVTFMNSRKPSIEFIKKHPGSEISAYLALRDHSATLEKATAAHVLLSPEAQHTWSGQQLDAAIAALKKVDTGMVFPDLKMTDTKDTPFSVKKYAGKIVVLDFWASWCAPCRAYIPTLREHYNKYKDKGVQFVSVSVDDHQEKWQEAMKELKMEWTQTLADGGFQDGKGVKDALHIFYIPHVIVVGKDGKIAASLDSYKKDQLEKKLDELLQ
- a CDS encoding ABC transporter permease, translating into MQTTNIPQTATVMSALLRADFTTIWRNRRSLRLVLLVPLAILVSWKGLVDKLGGAFVIAGSISIGLISIGLLGYTNSVARDRDKGVFQRLRVGPVAAWTIMCSRITVQIATIMVMTLLIFTVGIAVDKITLSAMGYVAGFFAAVLGGLLYLSLGQMIVGLIKNPETVNSTTRLVYFLFIMVGMLGSFGTLGDVVKESVQWSPYGVVNQVVATSLKPETWTQHTTMALLASLGYTVVFGLLGIRWFKWN
- a CDS encoding ABC transporter ATP-binding protein, with protein sequence MSDQQRPILEVDQLSVTYGPFHAVKNVSFTVQPGEIFGLLGPNGAGKTSTLSAVEGLLKPQGGRISVAGYSVLEQPRHAKANMGVQLQSTSFQAELNVSEIIRLFAGIYGLELTAEQVQEKLKEINLQDSAGKRFGQLSGGQQQRVSLVISTIHDPKLVLLDEPTTGLDPQSRRQLWDRIEAIRAKGHAVLLTTHSMEEAEAVCDRIAIIDHGQVIAIDTPEALIAAHRHDPDVISVSRKGKITLEDVFIGLTGRAVRS